From the genome of Psychroserpens ponticola, one region includes:
- a CDS encoding nitrophenyl compound nitroreductase subunit ArsF family protein, giving the protein MIKFFKMLTLALFLMACNDQSKSKTHSLDQSISKIEVLDFHSTHRCMTCNAIEANTKHTLDTYFSNEMKADKITFQVINVDKEENEKIAEKFEASGTALILNVIKKGKETKIDLTEFAFMEGNNQDTFSKELKSKIEKELNTL; this is encoded by the coding sequence ATGATTAAATTTTTTAAAATGCTAACACTCGCCTTATTTCTAATGGCTTGTAATGATCAAAGTAAAAGCAAAACACATTCTTTAGATCAATCCATCTCTAAAATAGAGGTTTTAGACTTCCATTCTACACATAGATGTATGACATGTAATGCTATTGAAGCAAATACAAAACATACTTTAGACACCTATTTTTCAAATGAGATGAAAGCTGATAAAATCACTTTTCAAGTCATAAATGTAGATAAAGAGGAAAACGAGAAAATTGCTGAAAAATTTGAAGCTTCAGGAACCGCTTTGATTTTGAATGTGATAAAAAAGGGAAAAGAAACCAAAATAGATTTAACCGAATTTGCTTTTATGGAAGGTAACAACCAAGATACCTTTTCAAAAGAACTAAAATCTAAAATTGAAAAGGAGTTAAATACGCTTTAA
- a CDS encoding DUF4886 domain-containing protein, protein MRIILLIIFAFAVTNCNSRKLQSSQELNVLFVGNSLTYFHDMPQTLQLMLDETHPNIKIDQITCPGQSLPGHLSNIITSRTENSISTRKKEPGETTETEHKITEKNWDIIILQTGTVSVLIPENRDLKLNKAISDIKKLATNPECEFILFNTWPSKKEYPKHYCYSSSRIDESIDKDECCSPTIQNLEQEIKLINESYDLVAQEHGLIKSNNGTKYYDVLTKYLEIELYDDDIHPNKNGAFLNACVFYQLLTGKKVTKLKFNGDIEPNTAELLKKISE, encoded by the coding sequence ATGCGAATTATTTTACTTATCATTTTTGCTTTTGCAGTAACAAATTGCAACTCTAGAAAGCTACAATCATCACAAGAATTGAATGTGTTGTTTGTTGGAAATAGTCTTACGTATTTTCATGACATGCCACAAACACTTCAGTTGATGCTAGATGAAACCCATCCAAATATTAAGATTGACCAAATCACATGTCCTGGTCAATCATTACCAGGACATTTATCAAATATTATCACATCAAGAACAGAAAACAGCATCAGCACAAGAAAAAAAGAACCAGGAGAAACCACTGAGACCGAACATAAGATTACTGAAAAAAATTGGGATATTATTATTCTGCAAACAGGAACTGTGAGTGTTTTAATTCCTGAAAATCGTGATCTTAAACTAAATAAAGCCATTTCGGATATTAAAAAACTAGCTACTAATCCAGAATGTGAATTCATACTTTTCAATACTTGGCCTTCAAAAAAAGAGTATCCTAAACACTATTGCTATTCATCAAGTCGTATAGATGAATCAATTGATAAAGACGAATGTTGCTCGCCAACTATTCAAAATTTAGAACAAGAAATTAAACTAATAAATGAATCGTACGACTTAGTAGCTCAAGAACATGGTTTGATAAAATCTAATAACGGAACCAAATACTATGATGTATTAACCAAATATCTAGAAATAGAACTTTATGATGATGATATTCATCCTAATAAAAATGGTGCTTTTTTAAACGCTTGTGTTTTTTATCAATTACTTACAGGTAAAAAAGTGACTAAATTAAAATTCAATGGAGATATTGAACCAAATACTGCGGAATTATTAAAGAAAATTTCTGAGTAA
- a CDS encoding aromatic aminobenezylarsenical efflux permease ArsG family transporter produces the protein MEVLQSLLESYNIPILSAFILGLMTAISPCPLATNITATAFISKNISSKRHVFLSGLLYSVGRGFSYTTIGLILYFGASKFHIARFFNQNGEKYLGPLLIIIGLIMLNLIKLSFLGKSNFQEKLSEKFKDKGLLGSFLIGVVFALAFCPYSGALFFGMLIPMTITSVDGLYLPIVFAFGTGLPVIFFTYLLAFTAGKIGVFYNRITKIENVMRTIAGIVFILTGLYYVFIFTGII, from the coding sequence ATGGAGGTTTTACAATCGCTTTTAGAAAGTTATAATATTCCGATTTTATCAGCATTTATACTCGGACTAATGACAGCTATTAGCCCTTGTCCATTAGCAACTAATATAACTGCAACTGCATTTATTTCAAAAAACATTTCGAGTAAAAGACACGTGTTTTTAAGTGGTTTATTATATTCTGTTGGAAGAGGATTTAGCTATACTACTATTGGCTTGATATTATATTTTGGAGCAAGTAAATTTCATATTGCTCGATTTTTTAATCAGAATGGTGAAAAATATTTAGGGCCTTTATTAATAATTATAGGATTAATTATGCTAAATCTTATCAAGCTCAGTTTTTTGGGAAAGTCAAATTTTCAAGAAAAATTATCCGAAAAATTTAAGGATAAAGGTTTGCTAGGTTCCTTTTTAATTGGTGTTGTTTTCGCATTGGCTTTTTGTCCATACAGTGGCGCATTATTTTTTGGAATGCTAATCCCAATGACAATTACATCAGTTGATGGACTCTATTTACCAATAGTATTTGCGTTTGGAACAGGATTACCTGTCATTTTTTTTACCTATTTATTAGCTTTTACTGCAGGAAAAATAGGTGTATTTTACAATAGAATTACAAAAATTGAGAATGTAATGCGAACAATTGCAGGAATCGTTTTTATTCTAACTGGATTGTATTATGTTTTTATTTTTACTGGAATTATATAA